A portion of the Andreesenia angusta genome contains these proteins:
- the glgA gene encoding glycogen synthase GlgA — protein sequence MNVLFVASESVPFIKTGGLGDVIGSLPKALKHKKINVKVVLPLYRSVLEKYAEEMNYISDITVELSWRKLYCGIFEMEHEGVEFYFIDNRQYFDRDGTYGYDDDLERFAFFSKAALAILPKIGFKPDVIHAHDWHTGLLPLFLKAFYSSDSFYSGIKTVFTIHNLHYQGVFGREKLGDVLGLDESYFNSDSLEYHGDINCMKAGIVYSDKLTTVSKTYSEEIKQPYFGEGLDGILRAREEDLTGIVNGLDYELYNPEKDKNIPVHYSAKTLSKKSENKLKLQKELGLEENPKVPVLGLVSRLVDAKGIDLILHIMEELLHTSDVQMVLLGTGDKRYEDSFRYMESKYRGRVVSYIGFRVDLSHRIYAGADMLMMPSRFEPCGLSQLIALRYGTIPIVRETGGLNDTVSPYSDKTKGGNGFTFRHFNAHDMMHVIKEALEYYGNEKVWKHIVKNAMKSDYSWDKSAKDYIALYRGLKR from the coding sequence TTGAATGTACTATTTGTAGCTTCAGAGTCGGTTCCGTTTATAAAAACAGGCGGGCTTGGAGACGTAATAGGGTCTCTTCCAAAGGCCCTCAAGCATAAAAAAATAAATGTAAAGGTGGTACTGCCACTTTACAGGTCGGTGCTGGAGAAGTATGCAGAGGAGATGAACTATATCTCAGATATTACAGTGGAGCTCTCATGGAGAAAGCTCTACTGTGGCATATTCGAGATGGAGCATGAGGGTGTGGAGTTCTACTTCATAGACAATCGTCAGTATTTCGATAGAGACGGCACTTACGGCTACGATGACGACCTAGAGCGCTTTGCGTTTTTTAGCAAGGCGGCGCTTGCCATACTTCCGAAAATCGGATTCAAGCCCGATGTAATCCATGCCCATGACTGGCATACAGGACTTTTGCCACTGTTTTTAAAGGCGTTTTACAGCAGCGACAGCTTCTACAGCGGAATAAAGACTGTTTTCACTATACACAACCTTCACTACCAGGGCGTTTTCGGCAGAGAAAAACTTGGGGATGTACTGGGACTTGACGAAAGCTACTTCAACTCCGACTCCCTAGAGTACCACGGAGATATAAACTGCATGAAAGCCGGGATAGTCTATTCAGACAAGCTTACGACCGTGAGCAAAACATACAGCGAAGAGATAAAGCAGCCCTATTTCGGGGAAGGGTTAGACGGAATACTGAGAGCTAGGGAAGAGGATCTCACGGGGATAGTCAACGGACTAGACTATGAGCTATACAACCCAGAAAAAGACAAGAACATACCTGTGCACTACAGCGCAAAAACGCTGTCTAAGAAGTCTGAGAATAAGCTCAAGCTTCAAAAAGAGCTGGGGCTTGAGGAAAACCCGAAAGTTCCTGTGTTGGGCCTTGTCTCCAGGCTTGTAGACGCCAAGGGGATAGACCTGATACTCCACATAATGGAGGAGCTTCTGCACACTTCAGACGTGCAGATGGTGCTCTTGGGAACAGGAGACAAGAGGTATGAAGACAGCTTCAGGTACATGGAGAGCAAGTATAGAGGGAGAGTTGTCTCCTATATAGGTTTTAGAGTGGACCTTTCGCACAGAATATATGCAGGCGCAGATATGCTGATGATGCCTTCGAGGTTCGAGCCTTGTGGACTTAGCCAGCTTATAGCTTTGAGGTACGGAACGATACCAATAGTCAGAGAGACTGGAGGGCTCAACGACACAGTCAGTCCTTACAGCGACAAGACAAAAGGTGGAAACGGATTCACCTTCAGACACTTCAACGCTCACGATATGATGCATGTTATAAAAGAAGCTCTAGAGTATTACGGCAATGAAAAAGTCTGGAAGCATATAGTGAAAAATGCAATGAAGAGCGACTACAGCTGGGACAAGTCTGCAAAAGATTATATAGCTCTTTACAGGGGACTAAAAAGATAG
- the glgD gene encoding glucose-1-phosphate adenylyltransferase subunit GlgD, with product MNDVLGIINNTREAKNLNALIKKRSLATLPFGGRYRLVDFHLSNMVNSGIYNIGIAVKQNYRSLMGHIRSPKEWGLDLKKDGIFVLPPDSSDSEWGNLRGDLEILKGNIDYFRRSTQKYALITHPNIICNIDYRSALKHHKESGNDITVVYKSVSEEDIRDIGSFTQLKLDEDGKVMNIETSSNKMKSDKISMEMYIMEKSLLEDMIYSCIGKGEYDLLRDGIINKFYKYKMGGYRFEGEFMNIDSVESYYKNSMRLLEKDIRDDLFLSRGEIYTSVKDLAPVKYGQNANLRNSLVANGSVVDGEVEGSIIFRGVRIGKNVSVKNSIIMQGTVLEEGVTLENVIVDKDCIIGKQNRLIGSPNYPVIVEKKSKV from the coding sequence GTGAACGATGTACTAGGGATTATAAACAATACGAGAGAAGCTAAGAATTTAAATGCACTTATAAAGAAAAGGTCGCTGGCGACGCTTCCTTTCGGAGGAAGATACAGGCTGGTAGACTTCCACTTGTCCAATATGGTCAACTCAGGGATATACAACATAGGCATAGCTGTAAAGCAGAACTACAGGTCGCTTATGGGGCATATAAGGTCCCCGAAGGAATGGGGTCTGGACCTGAAAAAAGACGGCATATTCGTGCTTCCACCAGACAGCTCCGACAGCGAGTGGGGAAATCTGAGGGGAGACCTGGAGATACTGAAGGGAAATATAGACTACTTCAGAAGAAGTACTCAAAAATACGCACTGATAACCCATCCGAATATAATCTGCAATATAGACTACAGAAGTGCACTTAAGCACCACAAAGAGTCTGGAAACGACATAACCGTGGTATACAAGAGCGTCAGCGAAGAAGACATACGGGACATAGGTTCATTCACTCAGCTAAAGTTGGATGAAGATGGAAAGGTCATGAACATAGAGACAAGCAGCAACAAGATGAAGAGCGACAAGATATCCATGGAGATGTACATCATGGAGAAGTCACTGCTAGAGGACATGATCTACTCCTGCATAGGCAAGGGAGAGTACGACCTTCTGAGAGACGGGATCATAAACAAGTTCTACAAGTACAAAATGGGTGGATACAGATTCGAGGGTGAGTTTATGAATATAGACTCTGTGGAATCATACTACAAGAACAGCATGAGGCTTTTGGAAAAAGACATAAGGGATGATCTCTTCCTGAGCAGGGGGGAGATATACACGAGCGTAAAAGACTTGGCGCCTGTGAAATACGGGCAGAACGCCAACTTGAGGAACTCCCTTGTCGCCAATGGGTCTGTGGTAGACGGCGAAGTAGAGGGAAGCATAATATTCAGGGGAGTCAGGATAGGCAAGAATGTGAGCGTTAAAAACTCCATAATAATGCAGGGCACTGTCCTCGAAGAGGGTGTCACGCTAGAGAACGTGATAGTGGATAAAGACTGCATAATAGGCAAGCAAAACAGGCTGATAGGCAGTCCTAACTACCCTGTAATAGTTGAAAAGAAGTCAAAGGTCTAG
- a CDS encoding glucose-1-phosphate adenylyltransferase, whose amino-acid sequence MKKKNTECVAMILAGGQGSRLGILTKNLAKPAVPFGGKYRIIDFTLSNCANSNMHTVGVLTQYQPLILNTHIGIGRPWDLDRGGEGVTLLSPYVDVKGGVWYKGTANAIYQNMFYIDQANPEYVMILSGDHIYKMNYSEMLEYHKEQDADVTISVIEVPAEEASRFGIMNTSEGDRIYEFEEKPENPKSNLASMGIYIFKWAELRKYLIEDENKEESSNDFGKDIIPAMLKDNKQMYAYRFDGYWKDVGTIESLWQANMDLLSEQPELDLYDSGWKIYSENTNHPPHYVCENAKISRTLINEGCEICGEIEHSILFQGVTVKEGAVIKDSLIFPNVTIEEGVVIEKAIIGENSYIKSGTVIKKGTDSDLGDNYGVSESGIIVIGENSVL is encoded by the coding sequence ATGAAGAAGAAAAATACAGAGTGCGTGGCCATGATACTGGCAGGAGGTCAGGGAAGCAGACTGGGCATATTGACCAAGAACCTGGCAAAGCCAGCAGTTCCTTTCGGGGGGAAATACAGGATAATAGACTTTACGCTGAGCAACTGCGCAAACTCCAATATGCATACAGTAGGAGTACTTACCCAGTATCAGCCGCTTATACTCAACACACATATAGGCATAGGAAGGCCTTGGGACTTGGACAGAGGAGGCGAGGGAGTTACGCTTCTGTCTCCATATGTAGACGTAAAGGGAGGAGTTTGGTACAAGGGTACGGCCAACGCCATATACCAGAACATGTTCTATATAGACCAAGCCAACCCGGAGTACGTGATGATACTATCTGGTGACCATATATACAAGATGAACTACTCGGAAATGCTGGAGTACCATAAAGAGCAGGATGCAGACGTGACCATAAGCGTAATAGAGGTTCCAGCGGAAGAGGCGAGCAGATTCGGGATAATGAACACAAGCGAAGGCGACAGAATATATGAGTTTGAAGAGAAGCCAGAGAATCCAAAGAGCAATTTGGCTTCCATGGGGATATATATATTCAAATGGGCGGAGCTCAGAAAATACCTGATAGAAGATGAGAACAAAGAAGAGTCGTCAAACGACTTTGGAAAAGACATAATACCGGCCATGCTCAAGGACAACAAGCAGATGTACGCCTATAGATTCGACGGCTACTGGAAAGACGTGGGGACTATAGAGAGCCTTTGGCAGGCAAATATGGATCTGCTTTCAGAGCAGCCTGAGCTGGATCTATACGACAGCGGATGGAAGATATACTCCGAGAACACGAACCATCCTCCACACTATGTATGCGAAAACGCCAAGATATCCAGGACACTTATAAACGAAGGGTGCGAAATCTGCGGTGAAATAGAGCACTCCATATTATTTCAGGGAGTGACGGTAAAAGAAGGCGCTGTGATAAAGGACAGCTTGATATTTCCGAACGTGACAATAGAAGAAGGAGTAGTCATAGAGAAGGCTATAATTGGAGAGAACAGCTATATAAAGAGCGGTACTGTAATAAAGAAAGGGACTGATAGCGATCTTGGGGACAACTACGGTGTCTCTGAAAGCGGGATAATAGTCATAGGAGAAAACAGCGTGCTTTAG
- the glgB gene encoding 1,4-alpha-glucan branching protein GlgB, whose translation MQSKIDLEDIRKKLNFKKYRSMGAHIKEVNGTRGVNFSVWAPNASSVSVVGDFNSWDGVGHAMERDYDTGVWSLFVPNLKEGDLYKYSIVGVNGEVALKSDPYGFYHEVRPNTASVVYELSGYEWNDLGYRRGKRQHKLYNGPVNIYEVHLGSWKQKEDGTFLSYRELADHLIEYVLEMGYTHVEIMPLIEHPLDASWGYQGVGYFSVTSRYGEPKDFMYFVDRCHQNGIGVILDWIPAHFCKDAHGLAKFDGSCLYEYSDPLRAENYQWGTLNFDLGRYEVMEYLISSAIFFLDVFHIDGLRVDAVTSMLYLDFGKDEWRPNEYGGRENIEAINFMRILNEEVFSKYKSALMIAEESTSWPLVSSPTYLGGLGYNYKWNMGWMNDMLEYMEKEPIHRKHHHNLITFSFMYTYSENFILPLSHDEVVHGKKSLLDKMPGDYWQKFANLRLLYGYKMTHPGKKLLFMGGEFGQFIEWRCDESLEWFLLRYDMHEKLHKYTKALNHIYREERALWELDHDITGFKWIEPNNNEQSIVSFVRRGKKEGEVMIVVCNFTPQVYCDYRVGVPLKAEYEEILNSDDEAFGGSGFINGTNILAEEEVWNQQKYSIALKIPPLGAVYLKARKILD comes from the coding sequence TTGCAAAGCAAAATAGACTTGGAAGATATAAGGAAAAAGCTGAACTTCAAGAAATACAGGAGCATGGGGGCGCATATAAAGGAAGTGAACGGGACTAGAGGAGTCAATTTTTCTGTATGGGCTCCAAATGCAAGTTCAGTTTCAGTTGTGGGAGATTTCAACAGCTGGGATGGTGTTGGTCATGCTATGGAAAGAGACTACGACACTGGGGTATGGTCTCTCTTTGTGCCGAACTTGAAAGAGGGGGACTTATACAAGTACAGCATAGTCGGAGTTAACGGAGAGGTCGCACTGAAGTCCGACCCTTATGGGTTCTACCACGAAGTCAGACCGAACACTGCTTCTGTAGTTTACGAGCTGTCGGGATATGAATGGAACGACTTAGGCTACAGAAGAGGCAAGAGGCAGCACAAGCTCTACAACGGCCCGGTGAACATATATGAAGTGCACCTAGGCTCTTGGAAGCAGAAAGAGGACGGAACTTTTTTAAGCTACAGAGAGCTGGCAGACCATCTCATAGAGTATGTGCTGGAGATGGGGTATACACATGTGGAGATAATGCCGCTTATAGAACATCCCTTGGATGCATCTTGGGGATACCAAGGAGTGGGATACTTCTCTGTGACAAGCAGATATGGCGAGCCTAAAGACTTCATGTACTTCGTAGACAGATGCCATCAGAATGGGATAGGGGTCATACTGGACTGGATACCGGCTCACTTTTGCAAGGATGCACATGGGTTAGCCAAATTTGACGGAAGCTGTCTATACGAGTACAGCGATCCGCTCAGAGCCGAAAACTACCAGTGGGGAACGCTCAACTTCGACCTTGGAAGGTATGAAGTCATGGAATACCTCATATCCTCGGCGATATTCTTTTTAGACGTCTTCCATATAGACGGTCTTAGAGTAGATGCAGTCACAAGCATGCTCTATCTGGACTTCGGGAAAGACGAGTGGAGGCCTAATGAGTACGGTGGCAGAGAGAATATAGAGGCCATAAACTTTATGAGGATTCTGAACGAAGAGGTGTTCAGCAAATACAAAAGCGCCCTTATGATTGCAGAGGAGTCTACATCCTGGCCGCTTGTGAGCAGTCCGACCTACCTTGGAGGGCTTGGATACAACTATAAATGGAATATGGGCTGGATGAACGACATGCTCGAGTATATGGAAAAAGAGCCGATTCACAGAAAGCACCACCACAACCTCATAACTTTTTCCTTTATGTACACCTACTCCGAGAACTTCATACTGCCGCTTTCGCATGACGAAGTTGTGCACGGAAAGAAATCGCTTTTAGACAAGATGCCGGGAGACTACTGGCAGAAATTTGCGAACTTAAGGCTTCTCTACGGCTACAAGATGACTCACCCGGGCAAGAAATTGCTCTTTATGGGAGGGGAGTTTGGACAGTTTATAGAGTGGAGATGCGACGAGAGTCTGGAGTGGTTTCTGCTAAGGTACGATATGCACGAGAAGCTACATAAGTACACCAAGGCTTTAAATCATATATACAGAGAAGAGAGAGCCCTCTGGGAGCTAGACCACGACATAACGGGGTTCAAGTGGATAGAGCCCAACAACAACGAGCAGAGCATAGTGAGCTTTGTGAGAAGGGGTAAAAAGGAAGGCGAAGTTATGATAGTAGTCTGTAACTTCACGCCGCAGGTCTACTGCGACTACAGAGTAGGTGTACCGCTTAAAGCAGAGTACGAGGAGATACTGAACAGCGACGATGAAGCTTTCGGAGGCTCTGGGTTTATAAACGGGACAAATATATTGGCCGAGGAAGAGGTATGGAATCAGCAGAAGTACTCTATAGCGCTGAAGATACCTCCGCTTGGAGCAGTTTACCTGAAGGCTCGGAAGATATTAGACTAA
- a CDS encoding glucose-6-phosphate isomerase: MGNNIVFNDKNSLLRDHEIEGMKSQLELVHNELHSKTGKGNDFLGWLDYPSSFDRQEFERVKSAAKKIRKDSEILVVAGIGGSYLGARAVIESLKHSFSELLPREKRNSPHILYVGNNLSSNYIMELLEVIRGREISLNVISKSGKTIETSISFRILREYMEKTYGERARDRIYVTTDRHNSAIGDLAKLEGYQTFTIPGDIGGRYSVFTSVGMLPVAVAGFDVDEIMRGASDAQIEYSEPDIEKNPCYRYAVERNALNRRGKDVEILTIYDPSLQYLAEWWKQLFGESEGKDGKGILPMSLCFTTDLHSMGQYIQDGKKNLFETVINVEKPKKDFYMFADNENLDGLNYLSGKTVDFINKKAMEGTMKAHVDGGVSNLMITIPELNEYYIGKLLYFFQKACAISGYMLGVNPFDQPGVEDYKRNTIELLKADEKKMNLNII; the protein is encoded by the coding sequence TTGGGGAACAACATAGTCTTTAACGATAAAAACAGTTTACTGAGAGACCATGAGATAGAGGGGATGAAGAGTCAGCTGGAGCTTGTGCACAACGAGCTTCACAGCAAGACAGGAAAGGGAAACGATTTTCTTGGCTGGCTTGACTATCCCTCTAGCTTTGACAGACAGGAGTTTGAGAGAGTTAAATCAGCCGCAAAAAAGATAAGAAAAGACTCGGAGATACTTGTAGTGGCTGGGATAGGAGGCTCATACCTGGGAGCAAGAGCTGTAATCGAGTCGCTTAAGCACTCTTTTTCGGAGCTGCTCCCTAGAGAAAAGAGAAACTCCCCTCACATTCTATATGTGGGGAACAACTTGAGCAGCAACTATATAATGGAGCTACTAGAGGTAATAAGGGGAAGAGAGATAAGCCTTAATGTGATATCCAAGTCGGGAAAGACCATAGAGACGTCTATATCCTTCCGAATACTCAGGGAGTATATGGAAAAAACCTACGGGGAAAGAGCGAGAGACAGGATATACGTAACTACAGACAGGCACAACAGCGCCATAGGGGATTTGGCTAAGCTAGAAGGCTACCAGACTTTCACCATACCGGGAGATATAGGGGGAAGGTACTCTGTATTCACTTCGGTTGGGATGCTTCCAGTAGCTGTGGCAGGTTTTGATGTGGACGAGATAATGAGAGGGGCAAGCGACGCCCAGATTGAATACTCTGAGCCGGACATCGAGAAAAACCCATGCTATAGATACGCTGTAGAGAGAAATGCGCTCAACAGACGCGGAAAAGACGTGGAGATACTCACTATATACGATCCATCACTACAGTACTTGGCTGAATGGTGGAAGCAGCTCTTTGGAGAGAGCGAAGGCAAGGACGGAAAGGGGATACTCCCGATGTCCCTCTGCTTTACGACAGATCTGCATTCTATGGGACAGTATATACAGGACGGGAAGAAGAACTTGTTTGAAACAGTGATAAATGTGGAAAAGCCCAAGAAGGACTTCTACATGTTTGCAGACAACGAGAACTTAGATGGACTCAACTATTTGAGCGGAAAGACAGTTGACTTTATAAACAAGAAGGCCATGGAGGGGACTATGAAAGCTCATGTTGACGGGGGAGTTTCAAACCTTATGATTACAATACCTGAGCTCAACGAGTACTACATTGGGAAGCTTCTCTATTTCTTCCAGAAAGCCTGCGCAATCAGCGGTTACATGCTTGGGGTAAATCCTTTCGACCAGCCTGGAGTCGAAGACTACAAGCGAAACACTATAGAGCTTCTAAAGGCAGATGAAAAGAAGATGAACCTGAACATAATATAG
- a CDS encoding nitroreductase family protein, producing the protein MGDIKMDAITAISERKGIKKFHDQSLPKVIIENILDLATKAPSCKNRQPWKFAIVQGDMILELKDLVESSPKDLDIDLTCVENASAVIFVFNRLSRTEDDYSENKLIMDSLSIGSAIQNILLVSETFKLGSLLVSDFIELGDEVAEWLGESDQLVSGILIGFPDENPKGRPKVHYSEVSKWYE; encoded by the coding sequence ATGGGGGATATCAAAATGGATGCTATAACCGCTATTTCAGAGAGAAAAGGAATTAAGAAGTTTCATGACCAGTCGCTGCCTAAGGTCATAATAGAGAATATACTGGACTTGGCCACAAAGGCGCCTTCGTGCAAGAACAGGCAGCCTTGGAAGTTCGCAATAGTTCAAGGCGATATGATTTTAGAGCTTAAAGATCTTGTGGAGTCCAGTCCGAAAGATTTGGACATAGATTTAACCTGCGTTGAAAACGCTTCTGCCGTTATATTTGTGTTCAACAGACTGTCTAGGACAGAAGACGATTACAGCGAGAACAAGTTGATTATGGATTCGCTTTCCATAGGTTCGGCAATCCAGAACATACTGCTTGTATCCGAGACTTTCAAGCTTGGCTCACTGCTTGTATCTGACTTTATAGAGCTTGGAGATGAAGTAGCCGAGTGGCTAGGTGAGTCGGACCAGCTGGTGTCCGGGATATTAATAGGGTTTCCAGACGAAAACCCGAAAGGCAGACCTAAGGTTCACTACAGCGAAGTCAGCAAATGGTATGAATAG
- the hemL gene encoding glutamate-1-semialdehyde 2,1-aminomutase — translation MRNADIFEESKKYMPGGVNSPVRAYKGLDIDPPVIARGEGAYLTDEDGKVYTDYVGAWGPMILGHADRDVVEAMIETTKKGIAFGSPTELELRLSRHICQTVDNVDMIRMVNSGTEATMSASRLARGYTGRSKIVKFGGCYHGHFDGFLISAGSGVMTEGIPGSEGVPEEIIRNTLLADYNDIESVKSLFEKHGEDIAGVIIEPVAGNMGVVPAKPEFLEELDKLCKRHGALHIFDEVMTGFRVAYKGAQSLYGIAPDITTFAKVMGGGLPSGAYGGRRDIMEKLSPLGGVYQAGTMSGNPIVMAAGYATLKKLHENPNIYDHIERLAEKMESGVLEIAKEKGLPVVVNRFKSMMTIFYNQGGKVESYEDAKASDTELYSKVFKHMTASGVYMSPSQFEAMFFSAAHTESDIDRFLEALRQF, via the coding sequence TTGAGAAACGCAGATATATTCGAAGAGTCAAAAAAATACATGCCCGGAGGGGTGAACAGCCCTGTAAGAGCGTACAAGGGACTGGACATAGATCCGCCTGTCATAGCGAGAGGAGAAGGCGCATATCTCACAGATGAAGACGGAAAAGTCTACACCGACTACGTGGGAGCATGGGGCCCTATGATACTTGGCCATGCAGACAGAGATGTAGTCGAGGCCATGATAGAGACCACCAAAAAGGGCATAGCTTTCGGAAGCCCTACAGAGCTTGAACTCAGACTTTCAAGGCATATATGCCAGACAGTGGACAACGTAGACATGATAAGAATGGTCAACTCGGGAACAGAGGCCACCATGAGCGCTTCAAGGCTTGCAAGAGGTTATACTGGAAGAAGCAAGATAGTCAAGTTCGGAGGGTGCTACCACGGACATTTTGACGGATTTCTGATAAGTGCAGGCTCTGGGGTTATGACCGAAGGCATACCGGGATCGGAAGGTGTTCCAGAGGAGATAATAAGAAACACTCTGCTTGCCGACTACAACGACATAGAGAGCGTAAAGTCGCTGTTTGAAAAGCACGGAGAGGATATAGCGGGAGTTATAATAGAGCCTGTGGCAGGCAATATGGGAGTGGTCCCAGCTAAACCGGAGTTCCTAGAGGAGCTGGACAAACTCTGCAAGAGACACGGAGCGCTGCATATATTCGACGAGGTTATGACAGGGTTCAGGGTTGCGTACAAAGGTGCACAGAGTCTGTACGGGATAGCGCCAGACATAACCACGTTTGCAAAGGTGATGGGAGGAGGACTTCCTTCAGGAGCCTACGGAGGCAGAAGAGATATAATGGAGAAGCTGTCTCCGCTTGGAGGAGTTTATCAGGCTGGAACTATGTCGGGAAATCCAATAGTGATGGCGGCCGGATATGCCACGCTTAAAAAGCTCCATGAAAACCCCAATATATACGATCACATAGAGCGTCTTGCGGAAAAGATGGAGAGCGGAGTGCTGGAAATCGCAAAAGAAAAGGGACTTCCTGTAGTCGTAAACCGTTTCAAGTCCATGATGACTATATTCTACAACCAAGGTGGAAAGGTGGAGAGCTACGAAGATGCAAAAGCTTCAGACACAGAGCTCTACTCGAAAGTCTTCAAGCATATGACCGCAAGCGGAGTGTATATGTCGCCTTCGCAGTTTGAAGCCATGTTTTTCTCTGCAGCCCATACAGAGAGCGATATAGATAGGTTCTTAGAGGCCTTAAGACAATTTTAG
- the hemB gene encoding porphobilinogen synthase yields the protein MYKRHRRLRANGAIRDMVRETRISREDFIYPVFVVEGEGIKSEIDGLEGNYHYSVDRLNEFVDSVHFAGIKGVLVFGIPETKDETGKSAWEGSGVVQRAVSKLKELDPELYVITDVCMCQYTDHGHCGILDGDVVDNDKTVEYLSRIALSHAKAGADMVAPSDMMDGRVLAIRETLDKYGYSGVGILSYSAKYASSFYGPFRSAAGSKPQFGDRKTYQMDIGSVREAMDEIAEDVAQGADMVMVKPALSYLDIISKARDRFDVPIVAYNVSGEYAMIKAAGKSGMIDEKRLAMEVLTSIKRAGADLIITYFALEASKWIEEGII from the coding sequence ATGTACAAAAGACACAGAAGGCTTAGGGCGAACGGAGCCATAAGGGATATGGTCAGGGAGACCAGGATTTCAAGAGAGGACTTTATATACCCTGTATTCGTGGTGGAAGGAGAAGGGATAAAGTCTGAGATAGATGGGCTTGAAGGCAACTACCACTACTCTGTGGACAGACTAAATGAGTTTGTGGACAGTGTCCACTTTGCGGGCATAAAGGGCGTGCTGGTGTTCGGCATACCTGAAACAAAGGACGAGACTGGGAAGAGCGCATGGGAGGGCAGCGGAGTGGTCCAAAGGGCTGTCTCCAAGCTAAAGGAGCTAGATCCGGAGCTCTACGTCATAACAGATGTGTGCATGTGCCAGTACACAGACCACGGACACTGCGGTATACTGGATGGGGATGTGGTGGACAACGACAAGACTGTGGAGTATCTCTCCAGAATAGCTCTTTCCCACGCTAAGGCCGGCGCAGACATGGTTGCGCCTTCCGACATGATGGACGGAAGAGTGCTGGCTATAAGGGAGACACTTGACAAATATGGGTACTCTGGAGTGGGAATACTCTCATACAGTGCGAAATACGCATCTTCTTTCTACGGCCCGTTCAGGTCGGCAGCAGGCTCTAAGCCCCAGTTTGGGGACAGAAAGACTTACCAGATGGACATAGGGAGCGTCAGGGAGGCCATGGACGAAATAGCCGAGGATGTGGCACAGGGTGCAGATATGGTGATGGTCAAGCCTGCGCTTTCATATCTGGATATAATAAGCAAGGCGAGGGATAGGTTCGACGTTCCGATAGTGGCCTACAACGTAAGTGGAGAATACGCCATGATAAAGGCTGCCGGAAAAAGCGGCATGATAGACGAGAAGCGGCTCGCGATGGAAGTGCTGACTTCTATAAAGAGAGCTGGGGCAGACCTTATAATAACTTACTTTGCCCTTGAAGCTTCAAAATGGATAGAGGAGGGGATAATTTGA